The nucleotide sequence GCAGTTTTGAAGAAGTGCAAGCAGAACAGCTATTTGCGACTTGGTCTGAGGCTTTTCACAACATTGCGATTGACCTTTCCTGTGTAGGAAAAAAACAACTGATTTTTTTATGCACACAACATACCAATCTCCTCAGACGTCCTTTGATTATTATCGATGAAGTTCTATTTATTGGATACAATGAGCAGTTGATGGAACAGCTTATCTTAAATAAATAGACTTTAACTGTTTTAATCAAGTCACTGAGCATTTCATACAGTTGTAACAGTCGAACACTTAGCATCAAGCGTGTTATGTGTTCTTTTTTTGACTTTATTTTTCTACTATAGAGACATGCTCAATTTATGTGGTCAAAATTCAAATCTAGGTGGGGATATAGAGTTAAAAATATATTGACATGTGTAAATTTACATGATATATTCATTTCTGTTGTTTTAAGTAGCAAAGCAATAAAATAGTATTTTAAAAAACATATAAAATAGTTGTTGACATGTTAGAAATGACATGATAAGATAACTGAGTTTTTAAAAAAGAACCACTTGTGAAGCTTGATTCTATCGAAAAAAACTTCAAAAAAAGTTCTTGACAAATAACAAATGATAAGTTATGATAAATGAGTTGCTGTAAGATTTCGAAAAACGAAATCAAAAAAACTTTTAAAAAAGAGTTGACAATTACTTGTCTCTCTGATATGATATAAAAGTTGCTACGGCAGCCAAAAACGAATCGGGGAACACTCCTGATGAAGTAGACCTTTGAAAACTGAACAAAGTAAGACAAACCAAATGTGTAGGGCGTCTTGATTCAATTCAAGACAACAAACATTTTTTAACAAGCAAGCAATATGCTAGCAAACAAATTGAGCTTAACAATCGTAAGATTGTTCGAACTTTTTATGAGAGTTTGATCCTGGCTCAGGACGAACGCTGGCGGCGTGCCTAATACATGCAAGTCGAACGCTTCTTTTTCCACCGGAGCTTGCTCCACCGGAAAAAGAGGAGTGGCGAACGGGTGAGTAACACGTGGGTAACCTGCCCATCAGAAGGGGATAACACTTGGAAACAGGTGCTAATACCGTATAACAATCGAAACCGCATGGTTTTGATTTGAAAGGCGCTTTCGGGTGTCGCTGATGGATGGACCCGCGGTGCATTAGCTAGTTGGTGAGGTAACGGCTCACCAAGGCCACGATGCATAGCCGACCTGAGAGGGTGATCGGCCACATTGGGACTGAGACACGGCCCAAACTCCTACGGGAGGCAGCAGTAGGGAATCTTCGGCAATGGACGAAAGTCTGACCGAGCAACGCCGCGTGAGTGAAGAAGGTTTTCGGATCGTAAAACTCTGTTGTTAGAGAAGAACAAGGATGAGAGTAACTGTTCATCCCTTGACGGTATCTAACCAGAAAGCCACGGCTAACTACGTGCCAGCAGCCGCGGTAATACGTAGGTGGCAAGCGTTGTCCGGATTTATTGGGCGTAAAGCGAGCGCAGGCGGTTTCTTAAGTCTGATGTGAAAGCCCCCGGCTCAACCGGGGAGGGTCATTGGAAACTGGGAGACTTGAGTGCAGAAGAGGAGAGTGGAATTCCATGTGTAGCGGTGAAATGCGTAGATATATGGAGGAACACCAGTGGCGAAGGCGGCTCTCTGGTCTGTAACTGACGCTGAGGCTCGAAAGCGTGGGGAGCAAACAGGATTAGATACCCTGGTAGTCCACGCCGTAAACGATGAGTGCTAAGTGTTGGAGGGTTTCCGCCCTTCAGTGCTGCAGCTAACGCATTAAGCACTCCGCCTGGGGAGTACGACCGCAAGGTTGAAACTCAAAGGAATTGACGGGGGCCCGCACAAGCGGTGGAGCATGTGGTTTAATTCGAAGCAACGCGAAGAACCTTACCAGGTCTTGACATCCTTTGACCACTCTAGAGATAGAGCTTCCCCTTCGGGGGCAAAGTGACAGGTGGTGCATGGTTGTCGTCAGCTCGTGTCGTGAGATGTTGGGTTAAGTCCCGCAACGAGCGCAACCCTTATTGTTAGTTGCCATCATTCAGTTGGGCACTCTAGCAAGACTGCCGGTGACAAACCGGAGGAAGGTGGGGATGACGTCAAATCATCATGCCCCTTATGACCTGGGCTACACACGTGCTACAATGGGAAGTACAACGAGTTGCGAAGTCGCGAGGCTAAGCTAATCTCTTAAAGCTTCTCTCAGTTCGGATTGCAGGCTGCAACTCGCCTGCATGAAGCCGGAATCGCTAGTAATCGCGGATCAGCACGCCGCGGTGAATACGTTCCCGGGCCTTGTACACACCGCCCGTCACACCACGAGAGTTTGTAACACCCGAAGTCGGTGAGGTAACCTTTTGGAGCCAGCCGCCTAAGGTGGGATAGATGATTGGGGTGAAGTCGTAACAAGGTAGCCGTATCGGAAGGTGCGGCTGGATCACCTCCTTTCTAAGGAATATTACGGAGACTACACAATTTGTTTTTACTTTGTTCAGTTTTGAGAGGTTTACTCTCAAACACTTTTGTTCATTGAAAACTGGATATTTGAAGTAAATGTAAGTAATACAAACCGAGAACACCGCGTTGAATTTGAAAGCTGAACAAATTGTTTAGCCTGAAGCAAAATAGGCGGACGGCCATAAAATCTTTGATTTTATGAGACGATCGATCTTTTTGCCGTACAGGCTGATTTGTGAGCTGGATAGAGTTTTTTAATAAGTTCAATTGCTTATTTTCTTGATCTAACTTCTATCGCTAGAAGAAGGATCAAAACCCAACCGTAAGGTTGATAAGGTTAAGTGAATAAGGGCGCACGGTGGATGCCTTGGCACTAGGAGCCGATGAAGGACGGGACTAACACCGATATGCTTTGGGGAGCTGTACGTAAGCTATGATCCAGAGATTTCCGAATGGGGGAACCCAACATCTTTAATAGGATGTTACGATTGTGTGAATACATAGCACATTCGAGGTAGACGCAGAGAACTGAAACATCTAAGTACCTGCAGGAAGAGAAAGAAAATTCGATTCCCTGAGTAGCGGCGAGCGAAACGGGAAAAGCCCAAACCAGCAAGCTTGCTTGTTGGGGTTGTAGGACTCCAATATGGTAGTTCTTTCAGATAGTCGAATGACTTGGAAAAGTCAGTCAAAGAGGGTAAAAACCCCGTAGACGAAATGTGGAAGACACCTAGGAGGATCCTGAGTACGGCGGAACACGAGAAATTCCGTCGGAATCCGGGAGGACCATCTCCCAAGGCTAAATACTCCCTAGTGACCGATAGTGAACCAGTACCGTGAGGGAAAGGTGAAAAGCACCCCGGAAGGGGAGTGAAATAGAACCTGAAACCGTGTGCCTACAACAAGTCAAAGCCCGTTAATGGGTGATGGCGTGCCTTTTGTAGAATGAACCGGCGAGTTACGATTGCATGCGAGGTTAAGTTGAAGAGACGGAGCCGCAGCGAAAGCGAGTCTGAATAGGGCGTTTGAGTATGTAGTCGTAGACCCGAAACCATGTGATCTACCCATGTCCAGGTTGAAGGTGCGGTAAAACGCACTGGAGGACCGAACCCACGTACGTTGAAAAGTGCGGGGATGAGGTGTGGGTAGCGGAGAAATTCCAAACGAACTTGGAGATAGCTGGTTCTCTCCGAAATAGCTTTAGGGCTAGCCTCGGAATTGAGAATGATGGAGGTAGAGCACTGTTTGGACTAGGGGCCCATCTCGGGTTACCGAATTCAGATAAACTCCGAATGCCATTCATTCATATCCGGGAGTCAGACTGTGAGTGATAAGATCCATAGTCGAAAGGGAAACAGCCCAGACCACCAGCTAAGGTCCCAAAATATATGTTAAGTGGAAAAGGATGTGGGGTTGCACAGACAACTAGGATGTTGGCTTAGAAGCAGCCACCATTTAAAGAGTGCGTAATAGCTCACTAGTCGAGTGACCCTGCGCCGAAAATGTACCGGGGCTAAACATATTACCGAAGCTGTGGAGTACACCTTTAGGTGTATTGGTAGGAGAGCGTTCTAAGGGCGTTGAAGGCAGATCGTGAGGACTGCTGGAGCGCTTAGAAGTGAGAATGCCGGTATGAGTAGCGAAAGACAGGTGAGAATCCTGTCCACCGAATGACTAAGGTTTCCTGGGGAAGGCTCGTCCGCCCAGGGTTAGTCGGGACCTAAGCCGAGGCCGACAGGCGTAGGCGATGGATAACAGGTTGATATTCCTGTACCCGTTGTTTTTGTTTGAGCAATGGAGGGACGCAGGAGGCTAAGGAATGCAGACGATCGGAAATGTCTGTCCAAGCAGTAAGTCTGAAGAGGAGTCAAATGCTTCTTTTCTTAAGGACAAGCTGTGATGGGGAGGGAAATAATAGTACCGAAGTTCCTGATGTCACACTGCCGAGAAAAGCTTCTAGTGAGAAAACAGCGGCCCGTACCGCAAACCGACACAGGTAGTCGAGGAGAGAATCCTAAGGTGAGCGAGAGAACTCTCGTTAAGGAACTCGGCAAAATGACCCCGTAACTTCGGGAGAAGGGGTGCTGATCATACGATCAGCCGCAGTGAATAGGCCCAAGCGACTGTTTATCAAAAACACAGGTCTCTGCAAAATCGTAAGATGAAGTATAGGGGCTGACGCCTGCCCGGTGCTGGAAGGTTAAGAGGAGTGCTTAGCGCAAGCGAAGGTACGAATTGAAGCCCCAGTAAACGGCGGCCGTAACTATAACGGTCCTAAGGTAGCGAAATTCCTTGTCGGGTAAGTTCCGACCCGCACGAAAGGCGTAACGATTTGGGCACTGTCTCAACGAGAGACTCGGTGAAATTTTAGTACCTGTGAAGATGCAGGTTACCCGCGACAGGACGGAAAGACCCCATGGAGCTTTACTGTAGTTTGATATTGAGTGTCTGTACCGCATGTACAGGATAGGTAGGAGCCGTAGAAATCGGAACGCTAGTTTCGATGGAGGCGCTGGTGGGATACTACCCCTGCGTTATGGCCACTCTAACCCGCACCACTAATCGTGGTGGGAGACAGTGTCAGATGGGCAGTTTGACTGGGGCGGTCGCCTCCTAAAAGGTAACGGAGGCGCCCAAAGGTTCCCTCAGAATGGTTGGAAATCATTCGAAGAGTGTAAAGGCAGAAGGGAGCTTGACTGCGAGACCAACAAGTCGAGCAGGGACGAAAGTCGGGCTTAGTGATCCGGTGGTTCCGCATGGAAGGGCCATCGCTCAACGGATAAAAGCTACCCTGGGGATAACAGGCTTATCTCCCCCAAGAGTCCACATCGACGGGGAGGTTTGGCACCTCGATGTCGGCTCGTCGCATCCTGGGGCTGTAGTCGGTCCCAAGGGTTGGGCTGTTCGCCCATTAAAGCGGCACGCGAGCTGGGTTCAGAACGTCGTGAGACAGTTCGGTCCCTATCCGTCGCGGGCGTTGGAAATTTGAGAGGAGCTGTCCTTAGTACGAGAGGACCGGGATGGACTTACCGCTGGTGTACCAGTTGTTCTGCCAAGGGCATTGCTGGGTAGCTATGTAGGGAAGGGATAAACGCTGAAAGCATCTAAGTGTGAAGCCCACCTCAAGATGAGATTTCCCATTTCTTTAAGAAAGTAAGATCCCTGAGAGATGATCAGGTAGATAGGTCAGGAGTGGAAGTACAGTGATGTATGGAGCGGACTGATACTAATCGATCGAGGACTTAACCAATAGGTTAAAAGAAAAGAACTCGGAAAAAAACTTATGTGACTTCAAATCCAGTTTTGAGTGAACAAAATTTACTCAATAAAAGATAACACCACAGTGTGGTGGCGATAGCGAGAAGGATACACCTGTAACCATGCCGAACACAGAAGTTAAGCTTCTTAGCGCCGATTGTAGTGAGGGGTTGCCCCTTGTGAGAGTAGGACGTCGCCACGCAAAGGCAAAAAGATGAACTAGAAATAGTTCATCTTTTTTTATTTTTATTAAGTTAAAGAACGGATTCAATTGCAGCGGTCATTTTCAATGGAGAAGTTTGTGGTGCAAATCGTTCGATTACTTTGCCATTTCTATCAATCAAAAATTTAGTAAAATTCCATTTTATTGCTTTAGTGACAGTACCAGGAGCTTCATTTTTAAGATAAGTAAAAAGAGGATCTGTATTTTCTCCATTTACGTCAATCAATTGATGCATAGGGAAGGTAACGCCATAAGTGGTTTTACAAGCTTCTGCTGCTTCAGTCGCTGAATCTAGCTCTTGTTTAAATTGATTGGAAGGAAAGCCTAAGATAACCAGACCTTGTGTCTGATAAGCTTGGTAAAGTTCTTCTAATTGTTTAAATTGAGGTGCTAGACCGCATTTTGTTGCAGTGTTAACAATGATTATCGGTTTGCCTGCATATTTTTTCAATGAATAGACAGTGCCGTCTTCTAAAGTAGTTTCAAAATTATAAATAGACATAAAGTTTTCTCCTTTCTATTTTATATAATAAAAAGAGCGCTAAACTGAAAACTAGCTATTTGTTTTCCCGTTTAGAACTCTTTTCAGACAATAAATATTTAATAAAATACGAAGATAAGATAGCTATATTGCTTCTCATCTTTACGTTCTTTTAGAAACTATGCTTCTACTTCAGACCATTCATCGCGTTTTGCTAAAAATTCACGAGCCAAAGCTTGTGCACCTTCTAGTGTATGGCTGGCAGCCCAGCCACATTGTGTTTCATTGCTTGCAGGTACTTCAGTAGCTTCAAGAACATCTTTCATTGTTGCTTCAAGAACATCTAAAATGTCTTCGTAGCTTTCATGATTCAATACAGTCAAGTAAAAGCCTGTTTGGCATCCCATTGGAGACCAGTCTACGATGTAATCTGCGTGATTGCGGATTAGTTCGGCAGTCAAGTGCTCAAGTGAATGTAGACTTGGCATGTCCATGTGTTCTTTATTTGGTTGTTTAAAGCGGACGTCGTATTTAATGATGACATCGCCATGCGCACCCGTTTTTCGATCAGCTACACGTACATAAGGTGCTTTGACTTTTGTATGGTCAAGATTAAAACTTTCGACATTCATTCTCATTTGTAAGACTCCTATCTGTTTGTTCATTCGTTTTGATGCTTTTCACTAAAGAATTATTTAGTGAAATTTACAAAAACGTCTTTCTACTTGATTCTAACACTTATCGTTTCCAAGGTGTAGCAATCTGAAATATTTTTTAGATTTTTCTGCTAAGTCGTTTATTGGGACTTCTAGTTCTTGATTCTGTCAAATGCCTGAGCTAAATCGTTTATGAGATCCTGACCATACTCAATTCCTACAGAAAGACGGATCAAGCCGTCCTTTATGCCAGCCTCTTCTCGTTTTTCTTTTGGAATAGACGCATGAGTCATGACAGAAGGAATTTCCACTAAACTTTCTACGCCACCTAAACTTTCTGCTAAAGTAAATAGTTGGAGTGATTCAACAAATGGAATAGCAGATTCTTCATTTTTTAAAGTAAAAGAAATCATTCCGCTAAAGCCGCTCATCTGCTGCTTAGCAACTCCATGGAGTTCATGATCGGGTAATCCTGGATAGTAGACCTTTTCTACTGCTGGATGAGAAAATAGAAAATCAGCTACCACAAAAGCATTTTTTTGATGTTCCTCCATACGAACACTTAGTGTCTTGATTCCGCGCTGAAGTAACCAGCTATCTTGGGGACCAAGTACGGCTCCGATAGCATTTTGGTAAAATCCGATCTGATCGGCTAGATCTTTATGGTTAGAAGTCACTAAACCAGCTACTACATCGCTGTGTCCGCCTAGATATTTGGTACCGCTATGGACAACGATATCAGAACCGAGATCTAAAGGTCTTTGAAAATAAGGAGTAGCAAATGTATTGTCAGCAATAACTATCAATCCATGTTGATGAGCCAGAGTGGCACTTTTTTCTAAATCAGTAATCTTTAGAAGCGGATTGCTAGGTGTTTCAAGATAAAGTGCTTTTGTATTGGGTTTGATGGATTGTTCTATTTTATCAAGATTACTCGTATCTATGATCGTGTACTCGAGACCATTTTTAGTAAGAACTTTGTCAAATAGACGGAATGTTCCTCCATAGACATCATCTCCTAATAAGATATGATCGCCAGCTTGAAAAAGAGAAAAAACGGCATGAATCCCAGAAAGACCAGAAGAAAAAGCGAATCCTCGAACACCGCCTTCCAAATCAGCAATCAGTTCTTCCAATGCAAAACGAGTAGGATTACCAGATCTTGAATATTCATATTGTTTAGGCTGGCCGACGCCATCTTGCCGATAAGTGGATGTTTGATAAATAGGTACACTGACAGCTCCTGTTGTGGGATCTTCACTGATGCCTCCGTGGATCAATTTTGTTTGAATGTGCATGTTTCTTTCCTCCTATAAGTAAATGTTTTTTGATAAATAGCGGTCTGCTGCGTCTGGAAAAATCGTAACGACACGATGACCAGGTGGTAAACGACGAATTTCTCTTAATGCTGCTGCAAAAGCCGCACCACTCGAACTTCCAACTAATAGTCCTTGTTCTCGTGCTAACTGCCTAGTATAGTTAAACCCTTCTACATCAGAGATTGTCTCGATCTGATTGATTGAAAGGGGAGAAAGAAACGGCGGAATGAATTCTACACCGATACCCTCAATTTCGTGAGGGGCTGGATCACCACCATTTAACACAGAGCCCTCTGGTTCTACACCGATTATTCGAATGTCGGGATATTTTTCTTTCAAAAAGGTAGAAGTTCCAGCAAAGGTTCCACCACTCCCAATTCCTGCTACAAAACTATGGATATTTTCTTTGATTTCATGAAAGATTTCTGGCCCTAACGTATGATAGTAAGCAGCAGGATTATCTTTATTTTCAAATTGAAGAGGCAGATAGCTGTTTGATATCTCCTCTGCAAGTTTTTTACTTTTGCTGATGGCACCGATGATTCCTTGCTCACTAGGAGAATGGATGATCTTTGCTCCCAATGCTTTCATCAATTGTTGTTTTTCTAAGCTAAACTTCTCTGGAACAACAAAAACCGTTCTTAATTTGTATGTGAGTGCGGCCAGAGCGATCCCAATTCCTGTATTTCCGGCAGTTGGTTCGATGATCGTCGTTTTTTCATTGATTTTTCCTTGGGCAAATCCTTCTTTGATCAAATAACTGCCCAATCTATCTTTGATACTTCCTCCAGGATTTAAATATTCTAGTTTTGCATAAATAGCAGAACCTTTAGGCATAGAATAGTGCTGATTGTCAAAGCGATAAAGCGGTGTGGAACCAATAGCTTCTGTAATTGTCGAGATAATCATGTGGGCCTCCTAAAAAAAGATAATAAAAAAAGGAGCTGACTATTAAATCAGCTCCTTGAAAGACATAGAGAAAAATTGAGTAGATAAAAAGATAAGTTACCTGGTACTCATTCTATGAAGGGCAATTAATAGACATGACAAATAGTATGCTGCTTTTATGCACCATACAACAGCAACGATTCAATTGTTTTTGGTTGCTGACTGTCATGTGTATCCCTCCAAGTAAAATTTTTATTAACGATAGCATGAAAAAAAATAAAAGTCAAAGGCTTGAAAGAAAAAAATATTTCGATAGCATCGTTTACCCGTGTTTATTTTTCTGACAAATAGGCATGAGACCTTAAAAGATAGAGAATACTCTAGTTTTCTGGCCGGTTGTCTGATACAATAAAGTTGATTATGATAAAGAAAAGAAGGAGCAAAAATAATGATCTCAGCAAGTGATTTAAGAGCCGGTATGACTTTCGTACAAGACGGCAAACTGATTAAAGTTCTGGATGCAAGCCACCATAAACCTGGTAAAGGAAATACAGTTATGCGTATGAAACTGAAAGATGTCCGTTCAGGTGCAACATACGACACAACGTTCAGACCAGAAGAAAAATTTGAAAAAGCACATATCGACACAAAACCTGTACAATATTTGTACACGATGGATGATACAGCTTTCTTCATGGA is from Enterococcus faecium and encodes:
- a CDS encoding Spx/MgsR family RNA polymerase-binding regulatory protein — translated: MEVKVYGSAHCVTSLKAKQWLEHHQLPYQFVDLEERDLSTEEAEELCSFEEVQAEQLFATWSEAFHNIAIDLSCVGKKQLIFLCTQHTNLLRRPLIIIDEVLFIGYNEQLMEQLILNK
- a CDS encoding glutathione peroxidase, with amino-acid sequence MSIYNFETTLEDGTVYSLKKYAGKPIIIVNTATKCGLAPQFKQLEELYQAYQTQGLVILGFPSNQFKQELDSATEAAEACKTTYGVTFPMHQLIDVNGENTDPLFTYLKNEAPGTVTKAIKWNFTKFLIDRNGKVIERFAPQTSPLKMTAAIESVL
- a CDS encoding S-ribosylhomocysteine lyase, which codes for MRMNVESFNLDHTKVKAPYVRVADRKTGAHGDVIIKYDVRFKQPNKEHMDMPSLHSLEHLTAELIRNHADYIVDWSPMGCQTGFYLTVLNHESYEDILDVLEATMKDVLEATEVPASNETQCGWAASHTLEGAQALAREFLAKRDEWSEVEA
- a CDS encoding cystathionine gamma-synthase, which encodes MHIQTKLIHGGISEDPTTGAVSVPIYQTSTYRQDGVGQPKQYEYSRSGNPTRFALEELIADLEGGVRGFAFSSGLSGIHAVFSLFQAGDHILLGDDVYGGTFRLFDKVLTKNGLEYTIIDTSNLDKIEQSIKPNTKALYLETPSNPLLKITDLEKSATLAHQHGLIVIADNTFATPYFQRPLDLGSDIVVHSGTKYLGGHSDVVAGLVTSNHKDLADQIGFYQNAIGAVLGPQDSWLLQRGIKTLSVRMEEHQKNAFVVADFLFSHPAVEKVYYPGLPDHELHGVAKQQMSGFSGMISFTLKNEESAIPFVESLQLFTLAESLGGVESLVEIPSVMTHASIPKEKREEAGIKDGLIRLSVGIEYGQDLINDLAQAFDRIKN
- a CDS encoding PLP-dependent cysteine synthase family protein, which encodes MIISTITEAIGSTPLYRFDNQHYSMPKGSAIYAKLEYLNPGGSIKDRLGSYLIKEGFAQGKINEKTTIIEPTAGNTGIGIALAALTYKLRTVFVVPEKFSLEKQQLMKALGAKIIHSPSEQGIIGAISKSKKLAEEISNSYLPLQFENKDNPAAYYHTLGPEIFHEIKENIHSFVAGIGSGGTFAGTSTFLKEKYPDIRIIGVEPEGSVLNGGDPAPHEIEGIGVEFIPPFLSPLSINQIETISDVEGFNYTRQLAREQGLLVGSSSGAAFAAALREIRRLPPGHRVVTIFPDAADRYLSKNIYL